The Hahella sp. HNIBRBA332 genome window below encodes:
- the oppB gene encoding oligopeptide ABC transporter permease OppB, whose product MLNYFIRRVLASIPTLLIVITIAFFMMRIAPGGPWDKERSLPPEIEANIMKAYDMDKPLVEQYFIYLGKILVGDFGPSYKFRDFSVTDLLMGGFPASLQIGGMAIVLAVIFGTLFGAMAALRKNSAADYSVMTMAMTGIAIPNFVMAPVLTLIFGVYLSWLPVAGWGDGSFQYKVLPVLALALPQIAYIARLTRGSMIEVLHSNYIRTARAKGLRERLVLLRHALKGAMLPVVSYLGPATAAVITGSVVIETIFDIPGIGRYFIQGALNRDYPLVMGTVIFYGVLIIVLNLIVDMLYGLLDPKVRLHD is encoded by the coding sequence ATGTTGAACTATTTCATTCGGCGGGTGTTGGCGTCTATTCCAACCCTGCTCATCGTTATTACTATCGCTTTTTTCATGATGCGGATCGCACCCGGCGGTCCCTGGGATAAGGAACGTTCGCTGCCGCCTGAGATCGAGGCGAACATTATGAAAGCCTACGACATGGACAAGCCTCTGGTGGAGCAATATTTCATCTACCTCGGCAAGATCCTGGTGGGCGACTTCGGCCCTTCATACAAGTTTCGCGACTTCAGCGTCACCGACCTGCTCATGGGAGGCTTCCCGGCAAGCCTGCAGATAGGCGGCATGGCGATTGTCCTCGCGGTCATATTCGGCACGCTATTTGGAGCGATGGCCGCCTTGCGCAAAAACAGCGCAGCCGATTACTCAGTGATGACCATGGCCATGACCGGCATCGCCATTCCCAACTTCGTCATGGCGCCGGTGCTGACTCTGATTTTCGGCGTTTATCTGTCCTGGTTGCCCGTCGCGGGCTGGGGCGACGGTTCATTCCAATACAAAGTTCTGCCAGTGCTCGCCCTGGCGTTGCCGCAGATCGCTTATATCGCACGGCTGACCCGCGGCAGCATGATTGAAGTCCTGCATTCCAACTATATTCGCACCGCCCGCGCCAAAGGTCTGCGCGAGCGCCTGGTGCTGCTGCGCCATGCTCTGAAAGGCGCCATGTTGCCCGTAGTTTCTTACCTTGGTCCCGCCACCGCCGCCGTCATCACCGGTTCAGTCGTTATCGAAACGATTTTCGATATTCCCGGCATCGGTCGTTACTTCATCCAAGGCGCCCTTAACCGGGACTATCCCCTGGTAATGGGAACCGTCATTTTCTACGGCGTGCTCATTATCGTTCTGAACCTCATTGTCGACATGCTGTATGGCCTGCTCGACCCTAAAGTCCGTCTTCACGACTGA
- a CDS encoding ABC transporter ATP-binding protein yields MQPLLEVSHLETTFSTPDGKVNAVNDVSFQLFPGESLGIVGESGSGKTQVFMSIMGLLADNGKSTGSVLFKGEEILGLPKEKLNKVRGSDMSLIFQDPMTSLNPFLKVSKQLTEVLVEHTGVSMQEARARCIEMLSKVGIPEPTKRFDMYPHEFSGGMRQRVMIAMALLCQPDLLIADEPTTALDVTIQAQILKLMAELKREMNTAIIMITHDLGVVAGLCDRVLVMYGGRIVESGTVREIFYNPKHPYTMGLLASMPRLDGAGHSSLQAIPGQPPNLQNLPQGCSFHPRCPYAQDRCKLDHPPLRNVGENRLSACILETHP; encoded by the coding sequence ATGCAACCCTTATTGGAAGTAAGCCACCTGGAAACCACATTCAGCACCCCTGACGGGAAGGTGAATGCGGTTAACGACGTGAGCTTTCAGCTGTTTCCCGGGGAAAGTCTGGGCATCGTGGGTGAATCCGGTTCCGGTAAAACCCAGGTGTTCATGTCGATCATGGGACTGCTGGCGGACAACGGTAAGTCCACCGGCAGCGTGCTTTTCAAGGGAGAGGAAATTCTCGGCCTGCCTAAAGAAAAGCTGAATAAAGTGCGCGGTAGCGATATGTCGCTGATTTTTCAGGACCCGATGACGTCACTGAATCCGTTCCTGAAAGTCTCCAAACAATTGACTGAAGTACTGGTGGAGCACACTGGCGTCTCCATGCAGGAAGCGCGCGCCCGTTGTATCGAGATGCTCAGCAAAGTGGGCATCCCCGAACCGACCAAACGCTTCGATATGTATCCCCATGAGTTCTCCGGCGGTATGCGTCAGCGTGTGATGATCGCCATGGCCCTGTTGTGTCAGCCGGACCTGCTGATCGCCGACGAGCCCACCACAGCATTGGATGTGACCATTCAGGCGCAAATTCTCAAGCTGATGGCGGAGCTGAAGCGTGAAATGAATACTGCGATCATCATGATCACGCATGACCTGGGCGTGGTGGCGGGGCTTTGCGATCGCGTGCTGGTGATGTATGGAGGACGGATCGTGGAGTCAGGCACCGTTCGGGAGATTTTCTATAATCCCAAACACCCTTACACCATGGGTCTATTGGCCTCCATGCCGCGCCTGGATGGCGCCGGACACAGCTCTTTGCAGGCGATCCCCGGGCAGCCGCCCAACCTGCAAAATCTACCTCAGGGATGCTCCTTCCATCCCCGTTGTCCGTACGCCCAAGACCGCTGCAAGCTGGATCATCCGCCGCTGCGTAATGTCGGCGAGAACCGTTTGAGCGCCTGCATTCTGGAGACTCACCCATGA
- a CDS encoding ABC transporter ATP-binding protein, whose amino-acid sequence MTQANAIEQSAGNNAIPTGKPILTVNDLKVHFPLGSDSFFKKNDRFVKAVDGVSFEVREGETLGIVGESGCGKSTLGRAVLQLISPTDGKVVWLGQDIAGLDSKTMRPYRKSMQIIFQDPLASLNPRRTIGDIIAEPLMTFYPELSKQQRRDKVKAMMDKVGLLPQMINRYPHEFSGGQCQRIGIARAMILQPKLIVCDEPVSALDVSIQAQIINLLTELQKEFGMSLLFISHDLSVVRHVSHRVMVLYLGKVMELADKDSIYREPKHPYTKALISAVPIPDPDIERQKEQIVLKGDLPSPINPPSGCVFRTRCNYAESRCAEKIPALEYAGADHQVSCLKWKEITD is encoded by the coding sequence ATGACCCAAGCCAACGCAATTGAACAAAGCGCGGGAAATAACGCCATTCCCACAGGAAAACCCATACTGACCGTCAACGATCTGAAAGTGCACTTCCCTCTCGGCAGTGACAGCTTTTTCAAGAAAAACGATCGCTTTGTAAAAGCCGTCGACGGCGTCTCCTTTGAAGTGCGCGAAGGCGAAACTCTGGGCATCGTCGGCGAATCCGGCTGCGGCAAGTCCACACTGGGCCGCGCCGTATTGCAGTTGATCTCGCCCACCGACGGCAAGGTGGTCTGGCTGGGCCAGGACATCGCGGGACTGGATAGCAAAACCATGCGCCCCTATCGCAAGTCCATGCAGATCATTTTCCAGGATCCGCTGGCCAGCCTTAATCCGCGCCGCACTATCGGCGATATCATCGCCGAACCGCTGATGACGTTCTATCCAGAACTCAGTAAGCAGCAGCGTCGCGACAAAGTCAAAGCGATGATGGACAAAGTGGGTCTGCTGCCGCAGATGATCAACCGCTATCCGCACGAGTTTTCCGGCGGCCAATGTCAGCGTATCGGCATTGCCCGGGCGATGATTCTGCAGCCCAAGCTGATTGTCTGCGATGAGCCGGTTTCGGCGCTGGACGTCTCCATCCAGGCGCAGATCATCAACCTGCTGACGGAACTGCAAAAAGAATTCGGCATGTCGCTGCTGTTTATCAGCCACGACCTGTCGGTGGTTCGCCACGTGAGCCATCGGGTGATGGTGCTGTATCTGGGCAAGGTGATGGAGCTTGCGGACAAGGATTCCATTTATCGGGAGCCCAAGCACCCCTACACCAAGGCCCTGATTTCCGCCGTGCCGATTCCTGACCCGGATATCGAGCGCCAGAAAGAACAGATCGTTTTGAAGGGCGACCTGCCTTCGCCGATCAATCCCCCCAGCGGCTGCGTCTTCCGCACTCGCTGCAACTACGCAGAAAGCCGCTGCGCGGAGAAGATCCCCGCGCTGGAGTACGCCGGCGCTGACCATCAGGTCTCGTGCCTGAAATGGAAGGAAATAACCGACTAA
- the oppC gene encoding oligopeptide ABC transporter permease OppC — MYSQKSKLAAMMPDVENTIEGRSLWQDARRRLFQNKAAVVSMVILAIIALMAIFAPFLSPHPLDEIYWDRIQAAPDYANAHWFGTDSSGRDLFIRVLYGARVSLMVGILATGVSLIIGVTYGAISGYFGGKVDNLMMRFVDIMYSLPFMFFVILLMVVFGRNIFLIFVALGAVEWLTMARIVRGQTLSIKRKEYVEAAHAGGVSNLKIIFRHIIPNVLGPVIVYVTLTVPQVILTESFLSFLGLGVQEPLTSWGVLISEGAKLMEMAPWMLIYPAIFLATTLFCFNFIGDGLRDALDPKDR, encoded by the coding sequence ATGTACAGTCAGAAAAGTAAACTCGCCGCCATGATGCCCGACGTGGAAAACACCATAGAAGGGCGCAGTCTGTGGCAGGACGCCAGACGCCGATTGTTCCAGAACAAGGCGGCGGTAGTGTCCATGGTGATACTCGCCATCATCGCGCTCATGGCTATCTTCGCGCCTTTCCTGAGCCCGCACCCACTCGATGAAATCTATTGGGATCGCATTCAGGCCGCTCCGGATTACGCTAACGCGCACTGGTTCGGCACAGACAGCAGCGGGCGCGACCTGTTTATCCGCGTGCTCTACGGCGCCCGCGTGTCTTTGATGGTGGGTATTCTCGCCACCGGCGTGAGCCTGATTATTGGCGTCACCTATGGCGCTATTTCCGGCTATTTTGGGGGCAAGGTGGATAACCTGATGATGCGTTTCGTCGACATCATGTATTCCCTGCCGTTCATGTTCTTCGTCATCCTGTTGATGGTGGTGTTCGGCCGTAACATATTCCTTATCTTCGTCGCCCTGGGTGCGGTGGAATGGCTGACCATGGCGCGTATCGTGCGCGGCCAGACGCTGTCCATCAAGCGCAAGGAATACGTCGAGGCGGCGCATGCAGGCGGCGTCAGCAATCTGAAGATTATCTTCCGTCATATCATTCCGAATGTGCTGGGCCCGGTGATCGTCTACGTCACCCTGACAGTGCCCCAGGTCATTCTGACCGAGAGTTTCCTGTCGTTCCTGGGCTTAGGGGTGCAAGAGCCGCTGACCAGCTGGGGCGTACTGATTTCCGAAGGCGCCAAGCTGATGGAAATGGCTCCCTGGATGCTGATTTACCCGGCTATTTTCCTGGCCACCACCCTGTTTTGCTTCAACTTCATCGGCGACGGGCTGCGTGACGCGCTCGATCCCAAAGACAGATAA
- a CDS encoding aminotransferase class V-fold PLP-dependent enzyme: MSLLHDDFHDLDRLTTDVRQWCLDFIRSADDRPAAMISDITPPALEAPEFGEGAEAAIARFIKEVSPHLAAAIGPKYWGFVTGGVTPAALLGDWIAAAVDQNLSTPGDSIASALEVQTIEWLLALCDLPVSFSGCLTTGATASNLLGILCGRQFAGQRQGVDIAADGLSGVAVEVFSATPHASALKGMAIAGLGRKRLVQVARLADSEAMDVDALRIALEHSDSAGKIVIASAGTVTGTDFDDLEAIADLCEQHGAWLHVDGAFGLFSRLLEDRRDWTKGLERADSITSDAHKWLNTPYDCGIFFCRHLQLLQSCLEVPAPYLAVNSATPSFMNLGIENSRRFRALPLWISLLAYGKAGFRRIVEDNCSQAERLAQWLQQSPDYELLKPAKLNVVVFRPQGMDDADVPHFLQRLNATGEVFMTPGQWRGRSAIRAAFSNWRTTQDEVDHVCALLERSARR, encoded by the coding sequence ATGTCGCTGCTACACGACGACTTTCACGACCTGGACAGACTGACCACTGACGTCCGCCAATGGTGTCTGGACTTCATCCGTTCCGCCGACGATCGCCCAGCCGCCATGATCTCCGACATAACTCCCCCCGCATTAGAAGCGCCGGAGTTTGGTGAGGGCGCGGAAGCCGCCATCGCGCGCTTCATCAAGGAGGTCAGCCCCCATCTCGCCGCCGCCATCGGTCCCAAGTATTGGGGTTTCGTTACCGGCGGAGTGACTCCGGCGGCGCTGCTGGGCGACTGGATTGCGGCTGCAGTGGATCAGAACCTTTCCACACCCGGCGACTCCATCGCATCTGCGCTTGAAGTTCAAACCATTGAGTGGCTGCTCGCCCTTTGCGATCTGCCGGTCAGTTTTTCCGGCTGCCTGACCACCGGCGCCACAGCTTCCAACCTATTGGGCATTCTCTGCGGTCGTCAGTTCGCAGGCCAAAGACAAGGCGTGGATATCGCCGCTGACGGGTTATCCGGCGTAGCCGTGGAGGTGTTCTCCGCCACGCCCCACGCCAGCGCCCTGAAAGGCATGGCGATCGCCGGATTGGGACGCAAGCGACTGGTCCAGGTGGCGCGACTCGCTGACAGTGAGGCCATGGATGTGGACGCCCTGCGCATCGCTCTGGAGCACAGCGACAGCGCAGGAAAAATCGTAATCGCCAGCGCCGGAACGGTAACAGGAACCGATTTTGACGACCTCGAAGCCATCGCCGACCTGTGTGAGCAACATGGCGCCTGGCTGCATGTGGATGGCGCTTTCGGCTTGTTTTCACGTCTGCTGGAAGATCGTCGTGATTGGACCAAGGGTCTGGAGCGCGCGGACTCCATCACCTCCGACGCCCATAAATGGCTGAATACGCCTTATGATTGCGGTATTTTCTTCTGTCGCCACCTGCAGCTCCTGCAGTCCTGTCTGGAAGTCCCCGCCCCCTATCTGGCGGTGAACAGCGCAACGCCGTCGTTCATGAATCTGGGGATCGAGAACTCGCGGCGCTTCCGCGCTCTGCCCCTGTGGATCAGCCTGCTGGCGTATGGCAAGGCCGGTTTCCGGCGCATTGTGGAAGATAATTGTTCGCAGGCGGAGCGACTGGCGCAGTGGTTGCAACAATCACCCGACTATGAATTACTCAAACCGGCCAAACTCAATGTAGTGGTGTTTCGTCCACAGGGAATGGATGACGCAGATGTCCCTCATTTTCTGCAGCGACTCAACGCCACCGGAGAGGTATTCATGACGCCGGGTCAATGGCGAGGACGCAGCGCTATTCGGGCGGCATTCAGTAATTGGCGCACCACGCAGGACGAAGTCGACCATGTCTGCGCCTTGCTGGAGAGAAGCGCCCGGCGATAA
- a CDS encoding peptide ABC transporter substrate-binding protein, with protein sequence MSFKSRTGKIFSALTLTLSLLGAPIALADTTLRIGNQGEPASLDPHFLSGDWENRIAGDLFMGLTTEDPEGNAIPGAAESWTVSDDGLVYTFKIRDHKWSDGQPVTAKDFEYAMRRILLPETAAEYASLLYIIKNGEELNTGKAKPEDLGVRALDDKTLEITLKGPAPFLISMLTHYTAFPVPMHIVEKYGKDWTKKEHIATNGPYKLVEWLPNTHVKVTKNELFWDAANVKIDNVIFYPQEDAAALIKRMRAGEIDCIYKFPSGQIDWLRQNMPEETKIAPYLGTYYYPINTKRAPFTDKRIRQALSMAIDREIIMDKVLKTGELPAYSMVPPGTSNYKEPSYVTWKSMPMADRIAKAKELMQEAGYGDDKHLKVQLRYNTDDNHKRIAIAVAQMWKKIGVETELFNSEVKVHYAELKQGNFEVARAGWVADYNDPQNFLFLLESSSKSLNYGNYDNPEYDKLMEAAYLESDLKKRAQIMGKAEAIAMEDAPIIPIYYYVSKNLVSTKIKGWKDAINDTHRTRWLSIEK encoded by the coding sequence ATGAGTTTTAAATCTCGCACAGGGAAAATATTTTCCGCCTTAACGCTGACACTTTCTCTGCTGGGAGCGCCCATCGCCCTAGCTGACACGACACTAAGAATCGGCAACCAGGGTGAGCCGGCGTCACTGGACCCTCATTTCCTCAGCGGTGACTGGGAGAACCGCATCGCTGGGGATCTTTTTATGGGCCTGACGACTGAAGACCCTGAAGGCAACGCTATCCCCGGCGCCGCAGAGAGCTGGACCGTTAGCGACGACGGACTGGTTTACACATTTAAAATCCGCGACCACAAATGGAGCGATGGCCAACCTGTCACGGCGAAGGATTTCGAATACGCCATGCGCCGCATCCTGCTGCCGGAAACGGCGGCGGAATACGCATCATTGCTTTACATCATCAAAAATGGCGAAGAGCTGAACACCGGCAAGGCCAAACCGGAAGATCTGGGCGTGCGCGCACTTGACGACAAAACCCTGGAAATCACCCTGAAAGGGCCTGCGCCATTCCTGATCAGCATGCTGACCCACTACACCGCTTTCCCTGTGCCCATGCATATCGTTGAGAAATACGGTAAGGACTGGACCAAGAAAGAGCATATCGCCACCAACGGTCCTTACAAGCTGGTGGAATGGCTGCCTAACACCCACGTCAAAGTCACCAAGAACGAACTGTTCTGGGACGCGGCGAACGTCAAAATCGACAACGTTATCTTCTATCCGCAGGAAGACGCAGCGGCGCTGATCAAGCGCATGCGCGCAGGCGAAATCGACTGCATCTACAAGTTCCCCTCCGGCCAGATCGACTGGTTGCGTCAAAACATGCCAGAGGAAACCAAAATCGCGCCTTACCTCGGCACTTACTACTATCCGATCAACACCAAGCGCGCGCCCTTCACTGACAAGCGCATCCGTCAGGCCCTGTCCATGGCCATCGACCGTGAAATCATCATGGACAAAGTGCTGAAAACCGGCGAACTGCCGGCTTACAGCATGGTTCCCCCAGGCACCAGTAACTACAAAGAGCCTTCTTACGTCACCTGGAAAAGCATGCCGATGGCTGATCGCATCGCCAAAGCCAAAGAGCTGATGCAAGAGGCGGGGTACGGCGACGACAAACATCTGAAAGTGCAACTGCGCTACAACACTGACGACAACCACAAGCGTATCGCTATCGCGGTGGCGCAAATGTGGAAAAAAATCGGTGTTGAAACTGAACTGTTCAACAGCGAAGTTAAAGTTCACTATGCTGAACTGAAGCAAGGCAATTTCGAAGTCGCTCGCGCCGGCTGGGTGGCTGACTACAACGATCCGCAGAACTTCCTGTTCCTGCTGGAGAGCTCTTCCAAGTCGCTCAACTACGGCAACTACGACAATCCTGAGTACGATAAGTTGATGGAAGCCGCTTATCTGGAGTCTGACCTGAAGAAACGCGCGCAGATCATGGGCAAAGCGGAAGCAATCGCCATGGAAGACGCGCCAATCATTCCTATCTACTACTACGTTTCCAAAAACCTGGTCTCCACCAAGATCAAAGGCTGGAAAGACGCTATCAACGATACGCACCGCACTCGCTGGTTAAGTATCGAGAAATAA
- a CDS encoding ATP-binding protein, giving the protein MNTIQLFSVSMWTTVLSAGGVSLWLWSRRRQEPALKALSGFCLSMAIWCFGHILVLEDHQAIGTLILLGNPLMPTAFLHFVLLWLGDPLELPQQLRRLAPLFYFTAIAVVLASWLTGGGYISPWMQFDGFFHLAFTGWLNLAYTVAIGVVGHLLLLMAFQRSRGNLRRSITAMFITGGWGFVLSTSFIFPSLDINLFPYAMLALPSYAVLVVYSVVRYRLVEVNRWVNQAVIWLAMLATSMLAMSLILALLAPLGLAELAQAPLSQLVVYSGILLVFAWLAYGPAKEFADRLVYPGAVLDKSTLDQWVTRLNAVRGWGELRQTAEQLWLKKSGVTASVNIDGRFECPQGPVFVCEKRDQWDCRLQGWEDVAPSHQRLAEFMAKLLPSACATLERSLLLAEAERKRLEQQHLVELGGLTAAIAHELRNPLNIITMAAAQTDPRIREHISKQVERAELLIKDVLTYAGQIRLNSKPTNLCALTAATVAQIRQLYEVEIELEVPDEVWLSVDPQRLQQVLINLLDNAAAFVRQTPQGKILVALAQDERGALIAIHNNGPAVPDAMKPRLFQAFVSKRAGGSGLGLAIVRRIVDAHGGDVWHSDEEGWPVSFMIHLPLEQDEKETT; this is encoded by the coding sequence ATGAATACGATTCAGCTTTTTTCCGTTTCCATGTGGACCACGGTGCTGTCCGCCGGGGGCGTCTCGCTGTGGTTATGGTCGCGGCGGCGGCAAGAGCCTGCACTAAAGGCATTGTCCGGCTTTTGTCTGTCGATGGCAATCTGGTGTTTTGGCCATATTCTGGTGCTGGAGGATCATCAGGCGATAGGTACGCTGATCCTGTTGGGCAATCCGTTGATGCCCACCGCTTTCCTGCACTTCGTTCTGCTGTGGCTGGGCGACCCGCTGGAGTTGCCGCAACAGCTCAGAAGGCTGGCTCCACTGTTCTACTTCACCGCCATTGCGGTTGTGCTGGCCAGTTGGTTGACGGGCGGGGGTTATATCTCTCCCTGGATGCAGTTCGACGGATTTTTTCATCTGGCCTTCACTGGGTGGCTGAATCTTGCGTATACCGTGGCGATTGGCGTTGTCGGGCACTTACTGTTGTTAATGGCGTTTCAGCGTAGCAGGGGCAACTTGAGACGATCCATTACCGCCATGTTTATTACCGGCGGCTGGGGGTTCGTTCTTTCCACCAGCTTTATCTTCCCCTCTTTGGATATCAACCTGTTTCCGTACGCTATGCTGGCGCTTCCCAGTTACGCCGTGCTGGTGGTGTACAGCGTGGTGCGTTACCGCCTGGTGGAGGTGAATCGTTGGGTCAATCAGGCGGTGATCTGGTTGGCGATGCTCGCCACCAGCATGCTGGCCATGTCGTTGATCCTGGCTTTACTGGCGCCCTTGGGACTGGCGGAGCTGGCGCAGGCGCCGTTGAGTCAGTTGGTGGTGTACTCCGGCATTCTGTTGGTTTTTGCCTGGTTGGCCTACGGACCCGCCAAAGAATTCGCCGACCGCCTGGTATATCCTGGCGCGGTGCTGGATAAGTCCACACTGGATCAATGGGTTACTCGTCTCAATGCGGTAAGAGGGTGGGGAGAGTTGCGTCAGACCGCAGAGCAACTTTGGCTGAAAAAGAGTGGAGTGACCGCCAGCGTAAATATTGATGGCCGTTTTGAATGTCCGCAAGGTCCGGTGTTTGTCTGTGAGAAGCGCGACCAGTGGGACTGCCGTTTGCAAGGCTGGGAGGATGTAGCGCCGTCTCACCAGCGTCTGGCGGAGTTTATGGCGAAACTGTTGCCGTCCGCCTGCGCTACGCTGGAGCGTTCGTTATTGTTGGCGGAGGCGGAGCGCAAACGTCTGGAGCAACAGCATCTGGTGGAGCTGGGCGGCCTGACGGCGGCGATCGCCCATGAACTCCGCAACCCTCTTAATATCATCACTATGGCGGCGGCGCAGACCGACCCGCGTATCCGCGAACATATTTCCAAGCAGGTGGAGCGGGCGGAGTTATTGATCAAGGATGTGCTGACCTACGCCGGACAGATTCGCCTGAACTCCAAGCCAACCAACTTGTGCGCGCTAACGGCCGCCACTGTGGCGCAGATTCGGCAACTGTATGAGGTGGAGATAGAGCTGGAAGTTCCGGACGAAGTCTGGTTATCCGTTGATCCACAACGTCTGCAGCAAGTGTTGATTAACCTGTTGGATAACGCCGCCGCCTTTGTCAGGCAGACGCCGCAAGGCAAAATTTTGGTGGCGCTTGCGCAGGATGAGCGCGGGGCCCTGATTGCGATTCACAATAATGGACCGGCGGTGCCTGACGCGATGAAGCCGCGTCTGTTTCAGGCCTTTGTCAGCAAGCGAGCCGGTGGCAGCGGATTAGGGCTGGCGATAGTCCGGCGTATTGTCGACGCCCACGGCGGCGATGTCTGGCATAGCGATGAGGAAGGATGGCCGGTGAGTTTCATGATCCACCTCCCTCTTGAACAGGATGAAAAGGAAACAACATGA
- a CDS encoding spermidine synthase — protein sequence MAIPGREIFRTYDEFGCIQVFDDGQKRYLGFGSNDEQSCLLKDNPSLLAHGYTRAMLLCLLLHEPRRAVMLGLGGGSLISCLYHRVPDLQLQAVELRAEVVRVAQRFFQLPRDERVQVAIADFASYLETAPAHSADLLLCDVFTGDGLDGRLLQPAFLEQSDRLLSDDGWLVMNCWVDHRLEKVMLAELGRRFRSVYLCATQEGNWIILAGKPAVALTEKQLTAAAKRLSPQLGFSLAPFVKRMTRYQA from the coding sequence ATGGCGATTCCCGGTAGAGAAATATTCCGCACCTACGATGAATTCGGGTGCATCCAGGTGTTTGACGATGGCCAGAAGCGCTACCTGGGGTTCGGCTCGAACGATGAACAAAGCTGTCTTCTGAAGGACAACCCTTCTTTGCTGGCCCATGGCTATACCCGCGCCATGCTGTTGTGTCTGTTGCTGCATGAGCCGAGACGCGCGGTCATGTTGGGTCTGGGCGGCGGTAGCCTGATCAGCTGTTTGTATCATCGGGTTCCTGACCTGCAGTTGCAGGCGGTGGAACTGCGGGCGGAAGTGGTGCGGGTGGCGCAGCGCTTTTTCCAGTTGCCGCGGGACGAACGGGTGCAGGTCGCCATTGCTGACTTCGCATCGTATTTGGAGACGGCCCCGGCGCACTCCGCCGATTTACTTCTGTGCGACGTATTCACCGGAGATGGACTGGATGGCCGTCTGCTGCAACCGGCTTTTCTTGAGCAGAGCGACCGCCTGTTGAGCGACGATGGCTGGCTGGTGATGAACTGCTGGGTGGATCATCGCCTGGAAAAAGTCATGCTGGCGGAGTTGGGGCGGCGCTTTCGCAGCGTCTATTTATGCGCGACCCAGGAAGGCAATTGGATCATTCTGGCGGGCAAGCCCGCTGTGGCGCTCACGGAAAAACAGCTGACCGCCGCGGCGAAAAGGTTGTCGCCGCAGCTGGGTTTTTCCCTGGCTCCCTTCGTCAAACGCATGACCCGGTATCAGGCGTAG
- a CDS encoding sigma-54 dependent transcriptional regulator, with product MSAAKILIVDDESAFCELCALWLEQAGYEVSSCGDAESARRLFNGQDFDLVLQDLALPPTFLPEEGLQLIALYADTPVVVLTGHDEKELAIKAMQAGAWDFIGKPVDPDMLRVVVQRAIERRRLAKEVERLRRVVGRPTESDDLGLIGASASMDSLRELIRRIAPTDVPVLIQGPSGTGKEVIAQALHRLSQRAAEAFISVHCGAIPGELLESELFGYKKGAFTGADKDRKGLLFLADKGTLFLDEIGEMPLPMQVKLLRVLQEGCYYPVGSREVEHIDVRLVSATNRNLPKAVEEGGFRDDLYYRIKGLTLMTPPLQERRSDIPLLVRHFLQGMARKSGRELQVDSETMRWFGAQPWPGNVRELKNTLESAAAICMGDVLTMQEVNLISGTASAPVAQIKGDTLDEQVSSLEIHLIQQALSEQQGNKTRAAAQLGLTRQGLLKKMARYGVGG from the coding sequence ATGAGCGCAGCGAAAATTTTGATAGTGGATGATGAAAGCGCATTTTGCGAGCTGTGCGCATTATGGCTGGAGCAAGCGGGATATGAGGTCAGCAGTTGCGGCGATGCGGAGTCGGCGCGACGCCTGTTCAACGGGCAGGATTTTGATCTGGTGTTGCAGGATCTGGCGTTGCCGCCCACATTCCTGCCGGAAGAGGGACTGCAACTGATCGCCTTATATGCGGATACCCCGGTGGTGGTGTTGACCGGGCATGATGAAAAGGAACTGGCGATTAAAGCCATGCAGGCGGGCGCTTGGGACTTTATCGGTAAGCCTGTCGATCCGGATATGCTGCGGGTGGTGGTGCAGCGGGCCATCGAGCGGCGACGGCTGGCGAAAGAGGTGGAGCGTCTGCGGCGGGTGGTGGGGCGTCCGACGGAATCCGATGATTTGGGCCTGATCGGCGCCAGCGCCAGCATGGACTCTCTGCGCGAATTGATTCGACGCATTGCTCCCACTGACGTACCGGTATTGATCCAGGGCCCTAGCGGCACAGGTAAAGAAGTCATCGCTCAAGCGCTGCACCGTCTCAGTCAGCGCGCGGCGGAAGCTTTTATTTCCGTTCACTGCGGCGCGATTCCGGGGGAGCTGTTGGAAAGCGAGCTGTTCGGTTATAAAAAAGGCGCGTTCACCGGCGCGGATAAAGACCGTAAAGGACTGCTGTTCCTGGCGGATAAAGGCACTCTGTTTCTAGATGAAATTGGGGAAATGCCTCTGCCCATGCAGGTGAAGCTGCTACGGGTGCTGCAGGAGGGATGTTACTACCCGGTAGGCAGCCGGGAAGTGGAGCATATCGACGTGCGTCTGGTCAGCGCCACTAACCGAAACCTGCCCAAAGCGGTGGAGGAGGGCGGCTTCCGTGACGATCTGTACTATCGCATCAAGGGCCTCACGCTGATGACGCCGCCACTGCAGGAGCGGCGCTCGGACATTCCTTTGCTGGTGCGACACTTTCTGCAGGGCATGGCGCGTAAGAGCGGGCGCGAATTGCAAGTGGATAGCGAAACCATGCGCTGGTTCGGCGCGCAACCCTGGCCCGGCAATGTTCGGGAGCTGAAGAACACCTTGGAAAGCGCCGCCGCTATTTGCATGGGAGACGTGCTGACCATGCAGGAAGTCAACCTGATCAGCGGAACCGCCTCCGCCCCGGTCGCGCAGATAAAAGGCGATACGCTGGATGAACAAGTCAGCTCACTGGAGATCCACCTGATCCAGCAGGCCCTGAGCGAACAACAAGGCAACAAAACCCGGGCCGCCGCACAATTAGGTCTTACTAGACAGGGCTTGCTGAAGAAAATGGCGCGATATGGAGTGGGGGGATGA